In Eschrichtius robustus isolate mEscRob2 chromosome 11, mEscRob2.pri, whole genome shotgun sequence, the following proteins share a genomic window:
- the ST3GAL4 gene encoding CMP-N-acetylneuraminate-beta-galactosamide-alpha-2,3-sialyltransferase 4 isoform X2, whose amino-acid sequence MISKSRWKLLATLALVLAVMVWYSISREDSFYFPIPGKKEPCLQGEAERMASKLFGNYSREQPVFLQLKDYFWVKTPSAYELPYGTKGSEDLLLRVLAITSYSVPESIQSLKCRRCVVVGNGHRLRNSSLGEAINKYDVVIRLNSAPVAGYEHDVGSKTTMRLFYPESAHFNPKVEDNPDTLLVMVAFKAMDFHWIESILSDKKRVQKGFWKQPPLIWDVNPKQIRILNPFFMEIAADKLLSLPIQQPYKIKQKPTTGLLAITLALHLCDLVHIAGFGYPDAHHKRQSIHYYEYITLKSMVWSGHNVSQEALAIKRMLEIGAVKNLTYF is encoded by the exons ATGATCAGCAAGTCCC GCTGGAAACTCCTGGCCACGCTGGCTCTGGTCCTGGCCGTCATGGTTTGGTACTCCATCTCCCGAGAAGACAG CTTTTATTTTCCCATCCCAGGGAAGAAGGAGCCATGCCTCCAGGGTGAGGCGGAGAGGATGGCCTCCAAGCTCTTCGGCAA CTACTCCCGAGAACAGCCCGTCTTCCTGCAGCTTAAGGATTATTTCTGGGTCAAGACGCCATCTGCCTATGAGCTGCCCTACGGGACCAAGGGGAGTG AAGACCTGCTCCTCCGGGTGCTGGCCATCACCAGCTACTCCGTTCCAGAGAGCATCCAGAG CCTCAAGTGCCGCCGCTGCGTGGTGGTGGGGAACGGGCATCGGCTGCGCAACAGCTCTCTGGGAGAGGCCATCAACAAGTACGACGTGGTCATCAG gttaAACAGTGCGCCAGTGGCTGGCTACGAGCATGACGTGGGCTCCAAGACCACCATGCGTCTCTTCTACCCTGAATCCGCCCACTTCAACCCCAAAGTGGAGGACAACCCTGACACGCTCCTTGTCATGGTCGCTTTCAAGGCCATGGACTTCCACTGGATTGAGAGCATCCTGAGTGATAAGAAGCGC GTGCAAAAGGGCTTCTGGAAGCAGCCTCCCCTCATCTGGGACGTCAACCCCAAACAGATTCGGATTCTCAACCCCTTCTTCATGGAGATTGCAGCTGACAAACTGCTGAGCCTGCCGATACAGCAGCCATACAAGATTAAGCAG AAGCCCACCACAGGGCTGTTGGCCATCACCCTGGCCCTCCACCTCTGTGACCTGGTGCATATTGCTGGCTTCGGCTACCCAGACGCCCACCACAAGAGGCAGTCCATTCACTACTATGAGTATATCACACTCAAGTCCATGGTG TGGTCAGGCCACAATGTCTCCCAGGAGGCCCTGGCCATCAAGCGGATGCTGGAAATCGGAGCCGTCAAGAACCTCACGTACTTCTGA
- the ST3GAL4 gene encoding CMP-N-acetylneuraminate-beta-galactosamide-alpha-2,3-sialyltransferase 4 isoform X1 codes for MISKSRWKLLATLALVLAVMVWYSISREDRYTELFYFPIPGKKEPCLQGEAERMASKLFGNYSREQPVFLQLKDYFWVKTPSAYELPYGTKGSEDLLLRVLAITSYSVPESIQSLKCRRCVVVGNGHRLRNSSLGEAINKYDVVIRLNSAPVAGYEHDVGSKTTMRLFYPESAHFNPKVEDNPDTLLVMVAFKAMDFHWIESILSDKKRVQKGFWKQPPLIWDVNPKQIRILNPFFMEIAADKLLSLPIQQPYKIKQKPTTGLLAITLALHLCDLVHIAGFGYPDAHHKRQSIHYYEYITLKSMVWSGHNVSQEALAIKRMLEIGAVKNLTYF; via the exons ATGATCAGCAAGTCCC GCTGGAAACTCCTGGCCACGCTGGCTCTGGTCCTGGCCGTCATGGTTTGGTACTCCATCTCCCGAGAAGACAGGTACACTGAGCT CTTTTATTTTCCCATCCCAGGGAAGAAGGAGCCATGCCTCCAGGGTGAGGCGGAGAGGATGGCCTCCAAGCTCTTCGGCAA CTACTCCCGAGAACAGCCCGTCTTCCTGCAGCTTAAGGATTATTTCTGGGTCAAGACGCCATCTGCCTATGAGCTGCCCTACGGGACCAAGGGGAGTG AAGACCTGCTCCTCCGGGTGCTGGCCATCACCAGCTACTCCGTTCCAGAGAGCATCCAGAG CCTCAAGTGCCGCCGCTGCGTGGTGGTGGGGAACGGGCATCGGCTGCGCAACAGCTCTCTGGGAGAGGCCATCAACAAGTACGACGTGGTCATCAG gttaAACAGTGCGCCAGTGGCTGGCTACGAGCATGACGTGGGCTCCAAGACCACCATGCGTCTCTTCTACCCTGAATCCGCCCACTTCAACCCCAAAGTGGAGGACAACCCTGACACGCTCCTTGTCATGGTCGCTTTCAAGGCCATGGACTTCCACTGGATTGAGAGCATCCTGAGTGATAAGAAGCGC GTGCAAAAGGGCTTCTGGAAGCAGCCTCCCCTCATCTGGGACGTCAACCCCAAACAGATTCGGATTCTCAACCCCTTCTTCATGGAGATTGCAGCTGACAAACTGCTGAGCCTGCCGATACAGCAGCCATACAAGATTAAGCAG AAGCCCACCACAGGGCTGTTGGCCATCACCCTGGCCCTCCACCTCTGTGACCTGGTGCATATTGCTGGCTTCGGCTACCCAGACGCCCACCACAAGAGGCAGTCCATTCACTACTATGAGTATATCACACTCAAGTCCATGGTG TGGTCAGGCCACAATGTCTCCCAGGAGGCCCTGGCCATCAAGCGGATGCTGGAAATCGGAGCCGTCAAGAACCTCACGTACTTCTGA